A single region of the Rhodococcus sp. W8901 genome encodes:
- a CDS encoding SWIM zinc finger family protein, with translation MSPRDGRPDFRGFGPRLRVVGGVEAQSKRGAFARGWWGRALTEVLERAGDTGRLSRGRTYARGGQVVALHIAPGRVTGEVQGSQIAPFTSVLTLRTLDDDEVAAFVETVRSTPGMLAALASGAVPQELAPMLLPGSSGELDFDCTCPDPGWPCKHVAAVAYLLAERVDHDPLTMLALRGLDLDTLIRSVGGEDEQPPAGADDYFGDGAHLPELPAVEYCAATDDLDPALLRKVLQADTDDPSEVVSALRDLGACYRALGARDPRRR, from the coding sequence ATGAGTCCTCGCGACGGACGCCCGGACTTCCGCGGCTTCGGCCCGCGGCTCCGGGTGGTCGGTGGTGTCGAGGCGCAGTCCAAGCGGGGCGCGTTCGCACGCGGGTGGTGGGGCCGCGCCCTGACCGAGGTACTCGAGCGGGCGGGCGACACCGGCCGGCTCAGTCGCGGACGCACCTATGCCCGCGGCGGCCAGGTGGTGGCCCTCCACATCGCGCCCGGACGGGTCACCGGCGAGGTGCAGGGCAGCCAGATCGCGCCGTTCACCTCGGTGCTGACGCTGCGCACCCTCGACGACGACGAGGTGGCGGCGTTCGTGGAGACGGTGCGTTCGACGCCGGGCATGCTCGCTGCGCTCGCGTCCGGCGCTGTGCCGCAGGAATTGGCGCCGATGCTGTTGCCGGGCAGCAGCGGCGAACTTGACTTCGACTGCACGTGCCCCGACCCGGGCTGGCCGTGCAAGCACGTCGCGGCCGTCGCCTACCTGCTGGCCGAGCGGGTGGACCACGATCCCCTCACGATGCTCGCCCTCCGCGGCCTGGACCTCGATACCCTGATCCGCAGCGTCGGGGGCGAGGACGAGCAGCCGCCGGCCGGGGCCGACGACTACTTCGGCGACGGCGCGCACCTGCCCGAGCTGCCCGCCGTCGAATACTGCGCGGCAACGGACGACCTGGACCCCGCGCTGCTCCGCAAGGTGTTGCAGGCCGACACCGACGATCCCTCCGAAGTGGTGTCGGCGCTGCGTGACCTCGGCGCCTGCTACCGCGCGCTCGGCGCACGCGATCCGCGACGGCGGTAA
- a CDS encoding alpha/beta fold hydrolase, which yields MVVLATVCGAVLSGCAGATETATSLSLGWGPCGDLADYVTDLGIDPGVVERLQCTSVDVPLDYDDPDGRTVELALSRITGTDPGAPTLFVNPGGPGVEGRSMAATVASSLGVGGTVVGIDLRGTGASTGLACPEPDDPDTDDDAALTAYAESIAEANADCVGVDPGLVASMTTANAARDLDAVRRALGLDTVDFLGVSWGTVLGAELQSRFPDHLRRVVLDSMDYTGTSAAEALRVLATADPDAAPGLAPEPNDIVPEGEDAPAPDEPDVPPDTDPGAAGDDTPLDPSTEDFLEHAVNPTAGIAYICNSLGPVGDTETQLAEHRALNADIRRDPQRRIEFPADSDVPGISLCTGWPLDGEPTSVANTGTDLLIIGHRDEFVTPYPWALDAHDAMGGALLTIGDSVHGSTVGSSCGGLVTEFLASGRLVQDICAPQ from the coding sequence ATGGTAGTGCTCGCGACCGTGTGCGGCGCGGTCCTGTCCGGTTGCGCCGGCGCGACCGAGACGGCCACCTCGCTGTCGCTCGGGTGGGGTCCGTGCGGCGACCTGGCCGACTACGTGACGGATCTGGGCATCGACCCGGGCGTCGTCGAGCGTCTGCAGTGCACGAGCGTCGACGTGCCACTGGACTACGACGACCCCGACGGCAGGACAGTGGAACTCGCACTGAGCCGGATCACCGGAACCGATCCGGGCGCCCCCACGCTGTTCGTCAATCCGGGCGGTCCCGGAGTCGAGGGACGCAGCATGGCCGCGACGGTCGCATCGTCGCTCGGTGTCGGCGGCACGGTCGTCGGCATCGACCTGCGCGGGACCGGCGCCTCGACCGGCCTCGCATGTCCGGAGCCCGATGATCCCGACACCGACGACGACGCCGCACTCACCGCGTACGCCGAATCGATCGCGGAGGCCAACGCGGACTGTGTCGGCGTCGATCCCGGCCTCGTCGCGAGCATGACCACCGCGAACGCGGCCCGCGACCTGGACGCGGTGCGGCGGGCCCTCGGTCTCGACACCGTCGACTTCCTCGGTGTCTCGTGGGGCACGGTCCTCGGGGCGGAGTTGCAGTCTCGCTTCCCCGACCATCTGCGCCGCGTGGTGCTCGACAGCATGGACTACACGGGTACATCCGCTGCCGAGGCTCTGCGAGTGCTCGCGACCGCCGACCCGGATGCCGCGCCCGGGCTCGCGCCCGAGCCGAACGACATCGTGCCGGAGGGGGAGGATGCGCCCGCCCCCGATGAGCCCGACGTGCCGCCGGACACTGATCCCGGCGCCGCGGGCGACGACACTCCGCTCGATCCGTCGACCGAGGACTTCCTGGAACACGCGGTGAACCCTACGGCGGGAATCGCGTACATCTGCAACAGCCTCGGACCCGTCGGCGACACCGAGACCCAGCTGGCCGAGCATCGGGCGCTCAACGCCGACATTCGACGAGACCCGCAGCGGCGCATCGAATTCCCGGCCGACTCCGATGTGCCCGGCATCAGTCTGTGCACGGGCTGGCCACTCGACGGAGAGCCGACTTCCGTCGCGAACACCGGCACCGACCTGCTGATCATCGGGCACCGCGACGAGTTCGTGACGCCGTACCCGTGGGCACTCGACGCGCACGACGCGATGGGCGGCGCCCTTCTCACCATCGGGGACAGCGTGCACGGCTCCACGGTCGGCTCGAGTTGCGGTGGGCTGGTGACCGAGTTCCTCGCGTCCGGCCGCCTGGTGCAGGATATCTGCGCTCCGCAGTGA
- a CDS encoding CoA-acylating methylmalonate-semialdehyde dehydrogenase, whose amino-acid sequence MSVRELSHFIGGKRTPGTSGQFADVYDPNTGQVQARVPLADKAETEAVIANAVDAQREWAAWNPQRRARVLMRFLQLIQEEMEPLARLLSSEHGKTIADAKGDIQRGLEVVEFAVGIPHLLKGEYTESAGSGIDVFSMRQPLGVVAGITPFNFPAMIPLWKAAPALACGNAFILKPSERDPSVPLRLAELFLEAGLPPGVFNVVNGDKGAVDVLLTDPRVKALGFVGSTPIAQYIYETAAAHGKRAQCFGGAKNHAIVMPDADLDQVADALVGAGYGSAGERCMAISVAVPVGEETADALVAKLTERVGKLRIGTSDDENADFGPLVGADALARVNNYVQIGVDEGAELVVDGRGFTLDGHEDGFFAGATLFDRVTPEMRIYKEEIFGPVLQVVRAHDYEEALRLPSEHEYGNGVAIFTRDGDTARDFCARVDTGMVGVNVPIPVPIAYHTFGGWKRSGFGDLNQHGPDSIRFYTKTKTVTQRWPSGVKEHADHFVIPTMD is encoded by the coding sequence ATGAGCGTTCGAGAGCTCTCCCATTTCATCGGCGGCAAGCGCACCCCCGGAACGTCCGGCCAATTCGCCGACGTGTACGACCCCAACACGGGGCAGGTGCAGGCGCGCGTGCCGCTCGCCGACAAGGCCGAGACCGAGGCAGTGATCGCGAATGCTGTTGATGCGCAGCGGGAGTGGGCGGCATGGAATCCGCAGCGCCGCGCCCGCGTCCTGATGCGGTTCCTGCAGCTGATCCAGGAGGAGATGGAGCCGCTCGCGCGACTGCTGTCCTCCGAGCACGGCAAGACCATCGCCGACGCGAAGGGCGACATCCAGCGCGGCCTCGAGGTGGTCGAGTTCGCCGTCGGTATCCCGCACCTGCTCAAGGGCGAGTACACCGAGAGCGCCGGTAGCGGCATCGACGTGTTCTCGATGCGTCAGCCCCTCGGCGTGGTCGCCGGCATCACGCCGTTCAACTTCCCCGCGATGATCCCGCTGTGGAAGGCCGCGCCCGCTCTCGCGTGCGGCAATGCGTTCATCCTCAAGCCGTCCGAGCGGGACCCGTCGGTGCCGCTGCGGCTGGCCGAGCTGTTCCTCGAGGCGGGCCTGCCGCCGGGCGTCTTCAACGTCGTCAACGGTGACAAGGGCGCGGTCGACGTGCTGCTCACCGATCCGCGGGTCAAGGCCCTCGGCTTCGTCGGCTCCACCCCGATCGCGCAGTACATCTACGAGACCGCCGCGGCGCACGGCAAGCGCGCGCAGTGCTTCGGCGGTGCCAAGAACCACGCGATCGTGATGCCCGACGCCGACCTCGACCAGGTCGCGGACGCCCTCGTCGGCGCCGGCTACGGCTCCGCCGGTGAGCGCTGCATGGCCATCTCGGTCGCCGTGCCGGTCGGTGAGGAGACCGCCGACGCGCTCGTCGCGAAGCTCACCGAGCGGGTCGGCAAGCTGAGGATCGGCACCTCCGACGACGAGAACGCCGACTTCGGCCCGCTCGTCGGCGCCGACGCCCTGGCCCGGGTGAACAACTACGTGCAGATCGGTGTCGACGAGGGCGCCGAGCTGGTGGTCGACGGCCGCGGCTTCACGCTCGACGGCCACGAGGACGGATTCTTCGCCGGCGCAACGCTGTTCGACCGCGTCACCCCGGAGATGCGGATCTACAAGGAGGAGATCTTCGGACCCGTCCTGCAGGTGGTGCGCGCGCACGACTACGAGGAGGCGCTGCGCCTGCCGAGCGAGCACGAGTACGGCAACGGCGTCGCGATCTTCACCCGCGACGGTGACACCGCCCGCGACTTCTGCGCCCGGGTCGACACCGGCATGGTCGGCGTCAACGTCCCGATCCCCGTGCCGATCGCCTACCACACGTTCGGCGGCTGGAAGCGGTCCGGATTCGGCGACCTCAACCAGCACGGTCCGGACTCGATCCGCTTCTACACCAAGACCAAGACGGTCACGCAGCGCTGGCCCTCCGGTGTCAAGGAGCATGCGGACCACTTCGTCATCCCCACGATGGACTGA
- a CDS encoding enoyl-CoA hydratase/isomerase family protein, translated as MSESLGSDDAEVREVIVDRVGDLGRITLNRPKAINALNHAMVRQMAAALLEWSDDDAVRAVLLRGAGERGLCAGGDIVSIYHDAREGGNGSRDFWRDEYVLNAAIARYGKPYVAIMDGIVMGGGVGVSAHGKVRVVTERSMIGMPEVGIGFVPDVGGTYLLSRAPGELGTHIALTTARLTAGDAIHCGFADHFVPSDRIAALEEALVGGSVESALAEFAEPAPASDLAARQDWIDAAYAADTVEEIVANLRSSGIPEADAAADQILAKSPTAAKVTLRALRRARELDRLEAVLDQEYRVSLACLGSHDLVEGIRAQVVEKDRNPAWSPSTLEAVTDEHVDRFFESLGEAELGLTAALVSGEEQR; from the coding sequence GTGAGCGAATCTCTCGGAAGCGACGACGCCGAGGTCCGCGAGGTCATTGTCGACCGGGTCGGCGACCTCGGGCGGATCACACTCAACCGGCCCAAGGCGATCAACGCACTGAACCATGCCATGGTGCGGCAGATGGCCGCCGCGCTGCTCGAATGGTCGGACGACGACGCGGTCCGCGCGGTGCTGCTGCGGGGCGCCGGCGAGCGTGGCCTGTGCGCGGGCGGCGACATCGTCTCGATCTACCACGATGCCCGCGAGGGCGGTAACGGCTCGCGGGACTTCTGGCGGGACGAGTACGTGCTCAACGCCGCGATCGCCCGCTACGGCAAGCCGTACGTCGCGATCATGGACGGCATCGTCATGGGCGGCGGCGTCGGCGTCTCGGCGCACGGCAAGGTCCGGGTCGTGACCGAGCGGTCGATGATCGGGATGCCGGAGGTGGGCATCGGATTCGTGCCCGACGTCGGTGGCACCTACCTGCTGTCGCGGGCGCCCGGTGAACTCGGGACCCATATCGCGCTCACCACGGCGCGTTTGACGGCGGGCGACGCGATCCACTGCGGCTTCGCCGACCACTTCGTCCCGTCCGACCGGATCGCCGCCCTCGAGGAGGCACTCGTCGGCGGATCTGTGGAGTCGGCGCTCGCCGAGTTCGCCGAGCCTGCGCCGGCGTCGGACCTGGCGGCCCGGCAGGATTGGATCGACGCGGCCTACGCGGCCGACACCGTCGAGGAGATCGTCGCGAACCTGCGCTCCAGCGGCATCCCGGAGGCCGATGCCGCCGCCGACCAGATCCTCGCGAAGTCGCCGACCGCGGCGAAGGTGACGTTGCGGGCGCTGCGGCGCGCGCGTGAGCTCGACCGCCTCGAGGCCGTGCTGGATCAGGAGTACCGGGTGTCGTTGGCGTGCCTCGGATCCCACGATCTGGTGGAGGGCATCCGGGCGCAGGTGGTAGAGAAGGACCGTAACCCCGCATGGTCGCCGTCGACCCTCGAGGCGGTCACCGACGAACACGTGGATCGATTCTTCGAGTCGCTCGGCGAGGCCGAACTGGGCCTGACCGCGGCACTCGTGAGTGGGGAGGAACAGCGATGA
- a CDS encoding acyl-CoA dehydrogenase family protein produces the protein MKKYVPSWHDDEVRALSELAAGFFEREVVANNEKWEAQRRIDRDVWHTAGKLGLLCCSIPEEYGGGGGTFAHDLAVFEAQGYAGDLAFGVSVHSGIVAHYINEYGTEEQKRTWLPGMASGEILGAIGMTEPGAGSDLKAIRTTAVRDGDHYVVNGSKTFITNGSSADMIVLAVKTDPKAGARGISLLIVDLRDCPGFTVGRVLDKVGQHAADTSELSFVDVRVPVSNRLGEEGRGFGQLVAQLVQERLIIAAQASGAMNRAVEETVAYVKSRQAFGHSLFEFQNTAFELAECQTIARTCEVFLDHCIREHLRGDLDAAEAAMAKYWLTDKQCEVVDRCVQLHGGYGYMREYLVARMYEDARVQKIYAGANEVMKGIIAKSL, from the coding sequence GTGAAGAAGTACGTGCCGAGCTGGCACGACGACGAGGTCAGGGCGCTCTCCGAACTGGCGGCCGGATTCTTCGAACGCGAGGTCGTCGCCAACAACGAGAAGTGGGAGGCGCAGCGCCGCATCGATCGCGACGTCTGGCACACGGCCGGCAAGCTCGGACTGCTCTGCTGCTCGATTCCCGAGGAATACGGTGGCGGCGGAGGTACGTTCGCGCACGATCTCGCGGTGTTCGAGGCGCAGGGCTATGCGGGTGACCTCGCGTTCGGGGTCTCCGTACACAGCGGAATCGTCGCGCACTACATCAACGAGTACGGCACGGAGGAGCAGAAGCGGACCTGGCTGCCCGGCATGGCGTCCGGGGAGATCCTCGGCGCCATCGGGATGACCGAACCGGGCGCAGGGTCCGACCTCAAGGCCATCCGGACGACGGCCGTCAGGGACGGCGACCACTACGTCGTCAACGGTTCCAAGACGTTCATCACCAACGGTTCGTCGGCCGACATGATCGTCCTGGCGGTCAAGACGGATCCCAAGGCCGGCGCCCGGGGAATCTCGTTGTTGATCGTCGACCTGCGGGACTGCCCCGGATTCACGGTGGGACGGGTGCTCGACAAGGTGGGGCAGCACGCCGCGGACACCTCCGAACTGTCCTTCGTCGATGTGAGGGTTCCGGTTTCGAACCGGTTGGGTGAGGAGGGCCGAGGCTTCGGTCAGCTCGTCGCGCAACTCGTCCAGGAACGGTTGATCATCGCGGCCCAGGCGTCGGGTGCCATGAACCGGGCCGTCGAGGAAACCGTCGCCTACGTCAAGTCCCGGCAGGCGTTCGGCCACAGCCTGTTCGAGTTCCAGAACACGGCGTTCGAACTCGCCGAGTGTCAGACGATTGCACGAACGTGCGAGGTGTTTCTCGACCACTGTATCCGGGAACACCTGCGGGGAGACCTCGACGCGGCGGAAGCGGCCATGGCGAAGTACTGGCTCACCGACAAACAGTGCGAGGTCGTCGACCGCTGCGTGCAGCTGCACGGTGGTTACGGGTACATGCGCGAGTACCTCGTTGCCCGCATGTACGAGGACGCACGGGTGCAGAAGATCTACGCGGGTGCCAACGAGGTCATGAAGGGGATCATCGCGAAATCTCTCTGA
- a CDS encoding helix-turn-helix domain-containing protein, with protein MTAAQETTTEPVGELLRRWRGHRRMTQLDLANRAEVSTRHVSFLETGRAQPTREMLLRLGEQLDIPLRDRNTLLLAAGFAPAFPEHVLADVPMSAVVDAVAQILAAHDPLPAVVVDRHWNMIDANSAIGLLTDGAAAWLLEPPVNVLRLSLHPDGMAPRITNLGQWRAHVLHRLDHQIEATGDRELRCLRDELAAYPGGESAVPQGGVSLVVPLRLRVNGHDLAFLSTTTVFGTPMDVTVSELAIESFFPADAATTRFLAASGAR; from the coding sequence ATGACCGCGGCACAGGAGACGACCACCGAGCCGGTCGGGGAACTGCTCCGCCGGTGGCGGGGGCATCGGCGGATGACCCAGCTCGACCTGGCCAATCGCGCCGAGGTGTCGACGCGGCACGTCAGTTTCCTCGAGACCGGCCGCGCGCAGCCGACGCGGGAGATGCTGCTCCGTCTGGGCGAACAGCTCGACATTCCGTTGCGCGACCGCAACACGCTGCTGCTGGCGGCCGGCTTCGCCCCGGCGTTCCCTGAGCACGTGCTCGCCGACGTCCCCATGTCGGCGGTGGTCGACGCCGTCGCGCAGATTCTCGCGGCGCACGATCCGCTGCCGGCGGTCGTCGTCGACCGGCACTGGAACATGATCGATGCCAATTCGGCGATCGGACTGCTCACCGACGGCGCCGCCGCCTGGCTGCTCGAGCCGCCTGTCAACGTGCTGCGGTTGAGCCTGCACCCGGACGGGATGGCGCCGCGCATCACCAACCTCGGGCAGTGGCGGGCACACGTGCTGCACCGGCTCGACCACCAGATCGAGGCGACCGGGGACCGCGAGCTGCGCTGTCTGCGCGACGAACTGGCGGCCTATCCCGGTGGGGAGAGCGCGGTTCCTCAGGGCGGGGTCTCGCTCGTGGTGCCGCTGCGCCTCCGCGTGAACGGTCACGATCTCGCGTTCCTCAGCACGACAACGGTATTCGGCACCCCGATGGATGTGACGGTGTCGGAGTTGGCGATCGAATCGTTCTTCCCGGCCGACGCTGCGACCACCCGGTTCCTCGCGGCGAGCGGAGCCCGGTGA
- a CDS encoding sulfatase-like hydrolase/transferase, translated as MDSPSTPLLDAIDHPLSRRSLMGGAGALLLAGMAGATTRAGASPQPAVAQQPGSVPRRPNIVVVITDQERRPMFWPEGWAEQNLPNRKRLADTGLSFDNSFCNAAMCSPSRSTFFTGLYPAQHGVTATLTEGGTVSPTEPTLPLDSQNMAKLLESAGYNVHYRGKWHMSKGSDGGDPSGADLAAYGFQGWIPPEGGQDTNPDHFGGGCADLDSRYAAEAVDFLHGLAAGDDTPFALIVSFVNPHDVLAYPQTWDAINGTCDNYGSDAPGIFQQGIELPPTYDEKLAANFKPTAQVQSELLLAAGLGPLVGPDAAHNYANFYAYMHEVVDEHIGAVLEALESQPGRRDSTVVIRMSDHGEMGLSHGGLRQKVFNAYEETLRVPMVISNPVMFPQPVRTGALATLIDVMPTLATLADVPDRSAWDFKGVDLMPVVTDAAAHPQSPSAEVQEVVHFTYDDQNCATPDGQNIVTQPNHMRTIRDRRWKYSAYFDPAGVVPPQFEMYDLDTDPLELHNRADPLNITWFAPAQAMTMHAKLFEAMDRCGTTPAKGLSPVPFGS; from the coding sequence ATGGACTCCCCGAGCACACCGCTACTCGACGCGATCGATCACCCGCTGAGCCGTCGCTCGCTCATGGGCGGTGCCGGCGCGCTACTGCTGGCCGGCATGGCGGGCGCGACCACGCGTGCGGGCGCATCCCCGCAACCGGCCGTCGCCCAACAGCCCGGCAGCGTGCCGCGTCGACCCAACATCGTCGTCGTGATCACCGACCAGGAACGCCGACCGATGTTCTGGCCCGAAGGATGGGCGGAGCAGAACCTGCCCAACCGTAAACGGCTGGCCGACACCGGATTGTCGTTCGACAACTCGTTCTGCAACGCGGCGATGTGCTCGCCGAGTCGCAGTACGTTCTTCACCGGCCTCTACCCGGCGCAGCACGGCGTCACCGCGACACTCACCGAGGGCGGGACGGTCTCCCCCACCGAGCCGACCCTGCCACTGGACAGCCAGAACATGGCCAAGCTGCTGGAATCGGCCGGCTACAACGTGCACTACCGCGGCAAGTGGCACATGAGCAAGGGCTCCGACGGCGGCGACCCGTCCGGCGCCGATCTCGCCGCCTACGGATTCCAGGGCTGGATTCCGCCCGAGGGCGGCCAGGACACCAACCCCGACCACTTCGGTGGCGGGTGCGCCGATCTCGACAGCCGCTACGCGGCCGAGGCCGTGGACTTCCTGCACGGCCTCGCCGCCGGCGACGACACCCCGTTCGCGCTCATCGTCTCGTTCGTCAACCCGCACGACGTGCTGGCCTATCCGCAGACGTGGGACGCGATCAACGGAACCTGCGACAACTACGGTTCCGACGCCCCCGGCATCTTCCAGCAGGGCATCGAACTGCCACCGACCTACGACGAGAAGCTCGCCGCGAACTTCAAACCCACCGCGCAGGTGCAATCCGAGTTGCTGCTGGCCGCCGGACTCGGACCGCTGGTCGGCCCCGACGCCGCCCACAACTACGCCAACTTCTACGCCTACATGCACGAGGTGGTCGACGAACACATCGGTGCCGTGCTCGAAGCGCTCGAATCCCAGCCCGGCAGAAGGGATTCGACGGTGGTGATCCGGATGTCGGACCACGGCGAGATGGGACTCTCGCACGGCGGGCTGCGGCAGAAGGTGTTCAACGCCTACGAGGAGACCCTCCGCGTGCCGATGGTCATCAGCAACCCGGTGATGTTCCCGCAACCGGTGCGGACCGGCGCCCTCGCCACACTGATCGACGTGATGCCCACGCTCGCCACCCTCGCCGACGTCCCCGACCGGTCCGCGTGGGACTTCAAGGGCGTCGATCTGATGCCGGTCGTGACCGACGCGGCCGCCCACCCGCAGTCACCGAGCGCCGAGGTGCAGGAGGTCGTCCACTTCACCTACGACGACCAGAACTGCGCCACCCCCGACGGACAGAACATCGTCACCCAGCCCAACCACATGCGCACCATCCGGGACCGACGCTGGAAGTACTCGGCCTACTTCGACCCCGCCGGTGTGGTGCCCCCGCAGTTCGAGATGTACGACCTCGACACCGACCCGCTCGAACTGCACAACCGCGCCGATCCGTTGAACATCACGTGGTTCGCACCGGCACAGGCGATGACCATGCACGCCAAACTGTTCGAGGCCATGGACCGCTGCGGCACCACCCCGGCGAAGGGACTGAGCCCGGTGCCGTTCGGGAGCTAG
- a CDS encoding isobutyryl-CoA dehydrogenase codes for MFRLSDDERAISDTARDFAAEYLAPNAIEWDQTKHFPVDVLRKAGALGMGGIYIREDVGGSGLTRLDGVRIFEQLATGCPSIAAYISIHNMVTWMIDEFGDDEQRRRWVPGLASMEQLGSYCLTEPGAGSDAAALSTKAVRDGDDYVLTGVKQFISGAGTSDVYVVMARTGSVGARGISAFIVPKDAPGLSFGANEKKMGWNAQPTRQVILDEVRVPAANLLGGEGEGFRIAMKGLNGGRLNIAACSVGGAQAALDKAVAYLAERKAFGSALIESQALQFQLADMRIELEAARTLLWRAADALDADTADKVELCAMAKRFATDTGFDVANKALQLHGGYGYLAEYGLEKIVRDLRVHQILEGTNEIMRIVVARSVVGSAGPA; via the coding sequence ATGTTCAGACTTTCCGACGACGAGCGCGCCATCAGCGACACCGCGCGCGACTTCGCCGCGGAGTACCTGGCGCCCAACGCGATCGAATGGGACCAGACCAAGCACTTCCCGGTGGATGTGCTGCGCAAGGCCGGCGCGCTCGGCATGGGCGGCATCTACATCCGCGAGGACGTGGGCGGCTCCGGCCTGACCCGACTCGACGGCGTCCGCATCTTCGAGCAGCTCGCGACGGGCTGCCCGTCGATCGCCGCGTACATCTCCATCCACAACATGGTGACGTGGATGATCGACGAGTTCGGCGACGACGAGCAGCGGCGCCGCTGGGTGCCGGGACTGGCGTCGATGGAGCAGTTGGGCAGCTACTGCCTCACCGAGCCGGGCGCCGGATCCGACGCGGCGGCCCTGAGCACCAAGGCCGTTCGCGACGGCGACGACTACGTCCTCACGGGCGTCAAGCAGTTCATCTCCGGGGCCGGCACCTCCGACGTCTACGTCGTCATGGCGCGGACCGGGTCGGTCGGCGCCCGCGGCATCTCGGCGTTCATCGTGCCGAAGGACGCGCCCGGACTGTCGTTCGGCGCCAACGAGAAGAAGATGGGCTGGAACGCGCAGCCCACCCGCCAGGTGATCCTCGACGAGGTGCGGGTGCCGGCGGCGAACCTGCTCGGTGGCGAGGGCGAGGGCTTCCGGATCGCGATGAAGGGGCTCAACGGCGGGCGGCTCAACATCGCCGCGTGCTCGGTGGGCGGGGCGCAGGCCGCGCTCGACAAGGCGGTCGCGTACCTCGCGGAGCGCAAGGCGTTCGGGTCGGCGCTGATCGAGTCGCAGGCGCTGCAGTTCCAGTTGGCCGACATGCGGATCGAGCTCGAGGCCGCACGCACCCTGCTGTGGCGGGCCGCGGACGCGCTCGACGCGGACACCGCGGACAAGGTGGAGCTGTGCGCGATGGCCAAGCGGTTCGCCACCGACACCGGGTTCGACGTCGCGAACAAGGCGCTGCAGCTGCACGGCGGCTACGGCTATCTGGCGGAATACGGATTGGAGAAGATCGTGCGTGACCTGCGGGTGCACCAGATCCTGGAGGGGACCAACGAGATCATGCGGATCGTGGTGGCCCGCTCGGTCGTCGGATCGGCGGGCCCGGCGTGA
- a CDS encoding nuclear transport factor 2 family protein yields MNDFDTLIQRYLATWNETDTGKRDAMVAELWADDGRYVDPIGAADGPAAVSALIGSVQQQFAGMRFELAGGIDAHHDQARFTWELGPVDGEALVVGFDVLERDHNGRIRLVLGFLDKVPTA; encoded by the coding sequence ATGAACGACTTCGACACCCTGATCCAGCGCTACCTGGCCACCTGGAACGAGACGGACACCGGCAAGCGTGATGCGATGGTCGCCGAACTGTGGGCCGACGACGGCCGCTACGTCGATCCCATCGGCGCCGCCGACGGTCCGGCCGCGGTGAGCGCGCTGATCGGCTCCGTGCAGCAACAGTTCGCCGGCATGCGTTTCGAACTGGCCGGCGGCATCGACGCACACCACGATCAGGCCCGCTTCACGTGGGAACTCGGCCCCGTCGACGGCGAGGCGCTGGTGGTCGGGTTCGACGTCCTCGAACGCGACCACAACGGCAGGATCCGACTGGTTCTCGGGTTCCTCGACAAGGTCCCCACGGCCTGA